The proteins below are encoded in one region of Bifidobacterium dentium JCM 1195 = DSM 20436:
- the miaB gene encoding tRNA (N6-isopentenyl adenosine(37)-C2)-methylthiotransferase MiaB, which yields MNEDMMTEAERASKLAEPTVDTAPVRGRGVFYVHTLGCQMNVHDSERIAGVLENAGYVPATEEQYMDHDVDLIVMNTCAVRENAAERMYGTIGLWAEMKRERPNLQIAVGGCMAQLDRERIAEKAPWVDAVFGTKNIGSLPQLLDQARVQGHAQVKVEEELNYFPSQLPTDRDSRVSSWVAISVGCNNTCTFCIVPTTRGKEHDRRPGDILAEIRQCVDEGAKEITLLGQNVNSFGYGIGDRFAFSKLLRACGEIEGLERVRFTSPHPAAFTDDVIAAMAETPNVMHQLHFPLQSGSDRILRAMRRSYRSAKFLDILRKIREAMPDAQISTDIIVGFPGETEEDFQETMRVVEEARFSSAFTFIYSPRPGTPAAEMEQVPHDVVQNRFERLVALQERITEENLKIFEGRDVEVMVTGASGRKDAATHRVTGRERTGVLVHVGIPEGEPMPQVGDFVTATVTHAGRHNLIADPDPKAGQTYAVRH from the coding sequence ATGAATGAAGACATGATGACCGAGGCGGAGCGTGCCTCGAAACTGGCCGAACCGACCGTCGACACGGCCCCCGTGCGGGGTAGGGGCGTGTTCTACGTGCATACACTCGGCTGCCAGATGAACGTGCATGATTCCGAACGCATCGCGGGCGTACTTGAGAATGCCGGCTATGTTCCGGCCACCGAGGAACAGTATATGGATCATGATGTGGACCTGATCGTCATGAATACGTGTGCGGTGCGCGAGAATGCCGCCGAACGCATGTACGGCACCATCGGCCTATGGGCCGAGATGAAGCGCGAACGCCCGAACCTGCAAATCGCCGTCGGTGGATGCATGGCGCAGCTCGATCGTGAGCGGATCGCCGAGAAGGCCCCATGGGTCGATGCCGTGTTCGGTACGAAGAACATCGGCTCTCTGCCACAGCTGCTCGACCAGGCCCGCGTCCAAGGGCATGCGCAGGTCAAGGTGGAGGAGGAACTGAATTATTTCCCGAGCCAGCTGCCCACCGATCGTGACTCTCGGGTATCGAGCTGGGTGGCCATCTCCGTGGGGTGCAATAACACGTGCACGTTCTGCATCGTGCCGACCACGCGTGGCAAGGAACATGATCGACGTCCGGGCGACATCCTCGCCGAGATTCGCCAATGCGTCGATGAAGGTGCCAAGGAAATCACGTTGCTCGGGCAAAATGTGAACTCCTTCGGCTACGGCATCGGCGATCGTTTCGCCTTTTCCAAGCTGTTGCGCGCCTGCGGCGAGATCGAGGGCCTGGAGCGTGTGCGTTTCACGTCGCCGCATCCGGCAGCCTTCACTGACGATGTGATCGCCGCCATGGCCGAAACGCCGAATGTCATGCATCAGTTGCATTTCCCGTTGCAATCCGGTTCCGACAGGATTCTGCGCGCGATGCGCCGCTCCTACCGTTCCGCGAAGTTTCTGGATATTCTGCGTAAGATTCGCGAGGCCATGCCGGACGCGCAGATCTCCACGGACATCATCGTCGGCTTCCCCGGCGAGACGGAGGAGGACTTCCAGGAGACCATGCGCGTGGTCGAGGAGGCGAGATTCTCGTCTGCATTCACGTTCATCTACTCGCCACGCCCCGGCACGCCGGCCGCCGAGATGGAACAGGTGCCGCATGATGTGGTCCAGAACCGTTTCGAGCGTCTTGTCGCCCTGCAGGAGCGCATTACCGAAGAGAATCTCAAGATCTTCGAAGGCCGTGACGTCGAAGTGATGGTCACCGGTGCGTCCGGCAGGAAGGATGCCGCCACCCATCGCGTGACCGGTCGCGAAAGGACCGGAGTGCTCGTGCATGTCGGCATTCCGGAAGGTGAGCCGATGCCGCAGGTGGGAGATTTCGTCACCGCCACCGTCACCCATGCAGGCCGGCATAATCTCATCGCCGATCCCGATCCGAAGGCAGGCCAGACCTATGCCGTCCGTCACTGA
- a CDS encoding Fic family protein: protein MTPAERASAVAFALKNCALEAMTPGPATMQAAADYERGSIDVLRLIEIADDESDSRISRYRLADGSLDDTASDHASSLFARNVLLAERGWKTTGDLSELTAIHNGLFTGVFDDAGKLRTSNTTRERSDDRARAKDPEAFFPASLIETGAMNISTELAEQHNLTCLDRDEFIRKLAKIYDELGYLHPFKGGNAMVLRIFASRLAHDAGWDLDWGPVTRETYRKAKHDAYQGKIIAFERMFEAMVRPANQTRVFLIAGWDQGPAH from the coding sequence ATGACTCCCGCAGAACGTGCGAGCGCAGTCGCATTTGCTCTGAAGAACTGCGCACTGGAAGCGATGACGCCGGGTCCTGCGACGATGCAGGCCGCAGCCGATTACGAACGCGGCTCAATCGATGTGTTGCGCCTGATTGAAATCGCCGACGATGAGTCCGATTCGCGAATCAGCCGCTATCGTCTGGCGGACGGCAGCCTGGACGATACCGCCTCCGATCATGCCTCAAGCCTGTTCGCAAGAAACGTGCTGCTGGCGGAACGCGGTTGGAAAACGACCGGAGACCTGAGTGAGCTGACCGCCATCCATAACGGACTGTTCACAGGGGTGTTCGATGATGCCGGCAAGCTACGCACTTCGAACACCACGCGCGAACGCAGTGACGACCGGGCCCGTGCCAAGGATCCGGAAGCGTTCTTCCCCGCCTCGCTCATCGAGACGGGTGCAATGAACATCTCCACCGAACTGGCGGAACAGCATAATCTGACTTGCCTGGACCGCGACGAGTTCATTCGAAAACTCGCCAAAATCTATGACGAGCTCGGCTACCTGCATCCATTCAAAGGCGGCAATGCGATGGTGCTGCGCATCTTCGCTTCGCGTCTTGCGCATGATGCCGGCTGGGACCTTGATTGGGGCCCGGTGACGCGCGAAACATATCGCAAGGCCAAGCATGACGCCTACCAAGGCAAGATCATCGCGTTCGAACGCATGTTCGAGGCGATGGTACGCCCGGCGAATCAGACACGTGTGTTCCTGATCGCCGGATGGGACCAAGGTCCCGCACACTGA
- a CDS encoding glycosyl hydrolase: MGTVTKRLLATVAAASTILGMSALPAIAAEDNPTSSNNTVNISDVNATDEMRALFAKLRDSKAGDLRFGQQHATDEHISSTASEGDVYEMTGKYPAVFGWDAGLALRGAEKPSSGSDKQANAKALAQNIVDADAKGAIVTLSAHWYNPGTGGDFNDTTAVASELLPGGKYSGTFNEELDAIAATAQQAKRSDGTMIPIIFRPLHENNGGWFWWGSTHASANEYKELYRYIVDYLRDVKGVHNLLYAYSPGGVFNGDSTDYLATYPGDQWVDVLGYDEYDTDNSSDDSNDWINTVIKDLKMIGDEATSRGKIVAFTEFGRSGERKFNESGTGDKDTKFFSELADAIAKEVPNIAYMMTWANFGGSGEGFQSYTPWKGSDGEQDFKDFADSNANLMASKDNVDYSSAPAATEQTGTARIVTPVGGNRVTDTKLTIRVKTEGLQYSRLDTESATVTTDRGQNVKLTYSCNGYFIGTLDLEAAGIKLDQSKLTLTAHVSTKDGRELAAADGDGTVSVKLGAKPEQTVDDVESFDSYDSDAELQTVYSPNHSTKANLTLTDSPKDDGTKAGNLHYDFVSYPDYNGFQRSYTPKQDWSGFSKLNMYLKADGSDHKFVVQINAGGVTFEAYPKIDGKDGHEVSLNFGDADGNGGDFAPASWDTAHAGTKLSQQLLSEVSSFALYVNDNGGDRPKSGDLVLDSITLDGKRDAYVPQQTPSTPSDAEPQIVDDFSEYADDEALRSAWNSRKHTEVLSLTDGPTNGSKALRFKYGFGNGGWYDVAQYLGGKNWSGEGMLKLQVRGDGSGNAIGLQIGTMDGKYFHYDIKLDFEGWKQLEIPLVGNGELTQTWPDDTNKGKSMTDADLTSIKEMVFASNKWNAESTGIDFAIADIQVVPATGSPTDADAPKDDASEGTKQDDAKDDVKDTSADVANQDPASCPITDDSSNTADSGNGTSTNPSTQSGTQTSDAAKSAAQTTTAKTLSNTGSGIIHVIAAMTVLLLGGCAAYIVHRWKAHAGQR, encoded by the coding sequence ATGGGAACAGTAACGAAAAGATTGCTGGCAACGGTCGCGGCGGCCTCTACCATCCTCGGTATGAGCGCCCTTCCAGCCATTGCGGCAGAAGACAATCCGACCTCTTCGAACAACACGGTGAACATCAGTGACGTCAATGCCACGGACGAAATGAGAGCCTTGTTCGCCAAGCTTCGCGACAGCAAGGCAGGTGATCTGCGGTTCGGCCAACAGCATGCAACCGATGAACATATCAGCTCAACCGCTTCAGAAGGCGACGTCTACGAGATGACCGGCAAATACCCGGCCGTATTCGGCTGGGACGCTGGGCTCGCGCTACGAGGTGCGGAGAAACCAAGCTCCGGCAGCGACAAGCAGGCCAATGCCAAGGCACTGGCCCAGAACATCGTCGACGCAGATGCCAAAGGCGCCATCGTGACGCTATCCGCACACTGGTACAATCCAGGCACCGGCGGCGATTTCAACGACACCACCGCCGTCGCATCCGAACTGTTGCCGGGAGGCAAGTATTCCGGCACCTTCAATGAGGAGCTTGATGCCATCGCGGCCACCGCACAACAGGCCAAGCGCAGCGACGGCACGATGATCCCGATCATCTTCCGCCCACTGCACGAAAACAACGGGGGCTGGTTCTGGTGGGGATCGACGCACGCATCCGCCAACGAGTACAAGGAACTGTATCGCTACATCGTCGATTATCTGCGTGACGTCAAGGGCGTGCACAACCTGCTCTACGCCTACTCCCCCGGCGGCGTATTCAACGGCGACTCCACCGACTACCTCGCCACCTATCCGGGCGACCAGTGGGTGGACGTGCTCGGCTACGACGAATACGACACCGATAATTCCTCCGACGATTCGAACGACTGGATCAACACGGTGATCAAGGACCTCAAGATGATCGGAGACGAAGCGACCAGCCGCGGCAAGATCGTCGCCTTCACCGAGTTCGGGCGTTCGGGAGAGCGCAAGTTCAACGAATCCGGAACCGGAGACAAGGACACCAAGTTCTTCTCCGAGCTCGCCGATGCCATCGCCAAGGAGGTCCCGAACATCGCCTATATGATGACCTGGGCGAATTTCGGCGGCTCCGGCGAAGGATTCCAATCGTACACCCCATGGAAGGGATCCGATGGGGAACAGGACTTCAAAGACTTCGCCGACAGCAACGCGAACCTCATGGCATCCAAAGATAACGTCGATTATTCGAGCGCTCCGGCGGCCACGGAGCAGACCGGCACCGCACGCATCGTGACCCCTGTGGGAGGCAATCGCGTAACCGACACGAAACTCACCATCCGCGTCAAAACCGAAGGGCTGCAGTACTCCCGTCTCGACACCGAATCCGCCACCGTGACCACCGACCGTGGGCAGAACGTGAAGCTCACATACTCCTGCAACGGCTATTTCATCGGCACACTGGACCTTGAAGCGGCAGGCATCAAGCTCGATCAGTCCAAACTCACCTTGACCGCACATGTCAGCACCAAGGACGGCAGGGAGCTTGCGGCCGCCGACGGCGACGGTACGGTAAGCGTGAAGCTCGGCGCCAAGCCGGAACAGACCGTGGACGATGTGGAAAGCTTCGATTCCTACGATTCCGATGCCGAATTGCAGACGGTCTACTCGCCCAATCACAGCACGAAGGCCAATCTCACGCTCACCGACAGTCCGAAGGACGACGGCACCAAAGCCGGCAATCTTCATTATGATTTCGTAAGCTACCCCGACTACAACGGTTTCCAGCGCTCATACACGCCCAAGCAGGATTGGTCCGGCTTTTCCAAGCTGAACATGTATCTCAAGGCGGATGGCTCCGACCACAAGTTCGTGGTGCAGATCAACGCCGGCGGCGTGACCTTCGAAGCCTATCCGAAAATCGACGGCAAGGACGGGCACGAAGTGTCGCTGAACTTCGGCGACGCCGACGGCAATGGCGGCGATTTCGCACCGGCTTCCTGGGATACCGCCCATGCCGGAACGAAGCTCTCACAACAGCTGCTCTCCGAAGTCAGCTCCTTCGCCTTATACGTCAACGACAATGGCGGCGACCGACCGAAATCCGGCGATCTGGTGCTCGACTCCATCACCCTTGACGGCAAACGCGACGCCTACGTGCCGCAACAGACACCGTCCACGCCGAGCGACGCCGAACCGCAGATCGTCGATGATTTCTCCGAATATGCGGATGACGAAGCCCTCAGAAGCGCGTGGAACAGTCGCAAGCATACCGAAGTATTGTCGTTGACCGACGGTCCGACCAACGGTTCCAAGGCGCTGCGTTTCAAGTACGGTTTCGGCAACGGCGGCTGGTATGACGTGGCGCAATACTTGGGCGGCAAGAACTGGTCCGGCGAAGGCATGCTGAAGTTGCAGGTTCGCGGCGACGGCTCCGGCAACGCCATCGGACTGCAGATCGGCACCATGGATGGCAAATATTTCCACTACGACATCAAGCTCGATTTCGAAGGCTGGAAGCAGCTCGAGATTCCGCTGGTCGGCAATGGCGAATTGACCCAGACGTGGCCCGACGACACCAATAAGGGCAAATCCATGACCGATGCCGATCTGACCTCCATCAAGGAAATGGTGTTCGCATCCAACAAGTGGAATGCCGAAAGCACCGGCATCGACTTCGCCATCGCCGATATCCAGGTGGTCCCGGCCACCGGCTCCCCCACCGACGCCGATGCTCCGAAGGACGACGCCAGCGAAGGCACGAAGCAGGACGATGCCAAGGATGACGTCAAGGACACCTCCGCCGACGTCGCCAATCAGGATCCGGCGAGCTGCCCGATCACCGACGACTCATCCAACACCGCAGATAGCGGCAACGGCACTTCGACCAACCCCTCCACGCAGTCCGGCACGCAGACGTCCGATGCGGCGAAATCCGCCGCGCAGACGACGACGGCCAAAACCCTGTCGAACACAGGTTCCGGCATCATCCACGTCATTGCCGCGATGACCGTGTTGCTGCTGGGAGGATGCGCCGCATACATCGTCCACAGGTGGAAGGCACATGCCGGACAGCGGTAG
- a CDS encoding Bax inhibitor-1/YccA family protein gives MTFGQQPQGGNTPNNNLNGQQPQYQYQYNAQQPQYGQSQYQQYGYAQNGTAAINTQAAYAYEEAQRVSVTRAYGEMTIGLLVTAVVAIVTQMTGLYITFLQYTGIFGVFAPAIVQIVLAVYLGACITRMTPSSARVMFYVYAALMGFTLSIIFAVYDLGTIGISLALCAGFFFALTMLGRTTKFNMLKAGPVLLAGLIVLIIAEVLLAIFAPGDTALMLISAIGLVLFAGMTVYDAQATRALFAQYAGEGPDMIKKISILCALNLYLDFVNMFLYILRLFGSRN, from the coding sequence ATGACATTCGGTCAGCAGCCCCAGGGCGGCAACACCCCCAACAACAATCTCAACGGCCAGCAGCCGCAATATCAGTACCAATACAATGCCCAGCAGCCGCAGTATGGCCAGTCCCAGTACCAGCAGTACGGCTACGCGCAGAACGGCACCGCGGCCATCAACACCCAGGCGGCCTATGCCTATGAGGAGGCACAGCGCGTTTCCGTGACCCGGGCCTACGGCGAGATGACCATTGGTCTGCTCGTCACCGCCGTGGTCGCCATCGTCACGCAGATGACCGGCCTGTACATCACGTTCCTCCAATACACCGGCATCTTCGGCGTATTCGCACCGGCCATCGTCCAGATCGTGCTGGCCGTCTATCTCGGTGCCTGCATCACCAGGATGACGCCTTCCTCGGCGCGCGTCATGTTCTATGTGTACGCCGCGCTCATGGGCTTTACCCTGAGCATCATCTTCGCCGTCTATGACCTCGGCACCATCGGCATTTCACTGGCCTTGTGCGCTGGGTTCTTCTTCGCGCTGACCATGCTCGGCCGCACCACCAAGTTCAACATGCTCAAGGCGGGACCGGTCCTGCTTGCAGGCCTTATCGTGCTCATCATCGCCGAAGTGCTGCTGGCGATCTTCGCACCGGGCGACACCGCCCTGATGCTCATCTCCGCCATCGGGCTGGTGCTGTTCGCCGGTATGACCGTCTACGACGCCCAGGCCACCCGCGCCCTGTTCGCCCAGTACGCGGGCGAAGGCCCGGACATGATCAAGAAGATCTCGATTCTGTGCGCGTTGAATCTCTATCTCGACTTCGTGAACATGTTCCTGTACATCCTGCGTCTGTTCGGCAGCCGTAACTGA
- a CDS encoding DMT family transporter, which yields MKSKEIGGMACLILTAMIWGFAFVSQVQGMASMTPLFFNATRFTLGALSLLPLLWFRRRGKATAGSRTAYDAGERPVLELGDGKVMDLPKWTASPVAVSVICGVVLFSASTVQQYGVLYSGSAGRSGFITALYIVMTPLLAFVVLRRRIHLSVVISVAIAVVGFYLLCVTDGFGSITIADVVLLFTAVLFATHILVIDTFGRKMDVIALSFGQIATTAVLSWVGSFVEGSVDWAGAGHAWFAIVYAGVGSAGIAYTLQVVGQQLVPPTRASVIMSLESFFSVIGGALLLGEVMTMRAYVGCALIFAGTVLAQIPVRVPRLRRCEQSDDAVLGAERRR from the coding sequence ATGAAGAGCAAAGAGATCGGAGGCATGGCCTGCCTGATATTGACGGCCATGATTTGGGGATTCGCGTTCGTGTCGCAGGTGCAGGGCATGGCTTCCATGACGCCCCTGTTCTTCAACGCCACGCGATTCACGCTGGGGGCCCTTTCGTTGCTGCCGTTGTTATGGTTCAGACGGCGCGGCAAGGCCACGGCCGGATCTCGAACGGCATATGATGCAGGCGAACGGCCGGTTCTTGAGCTCGGGGACGGCAAGGTCATGGATCTGCCGAAATGGACCGCCAGCCCCGTGGCGGTCAGCGTCATCTGCGGCGTGGTGCTCTTTTCTGCCAGCACGGTGCAGCAGTATGGCGTGCTCTACAGTGGTTCGGCGGGGCGTTCCGGCTTCATCACCGCACTGTATATCGTTATGACGCCGCTGCTTGCCTTCGTGGTGCTACGTCGTCGCATCCATCTGAGCGTCGTGATCAGTGTGGCCATAGCCGTGGTCGGTTTCTATCTGCTGTGCGTCACCGATGGCTTTGGCTCCATCACCATCGCCGACGTGGTGCTCCTATTTACCGCCGTGTTGTTCGCCACGCACATCCTGGTAATCGATACGTTCGGCCGGAAAATGGATGTGATCGCGCTCTCGTTCGGTCAAATCGCCACAACCGCCGTGTTGAGCTGGGTAGGTTCGTTCGTCGAAGGCTCCGTCGACTGGGCGGGAGCGGGCCATGCGTGGTTCGCCATAGTCTATGCGGGCGTCGGATCCGCCGGCATAGCCTACACCCTGCAGGTGGTCGGACAGCAATTGGTGCCACCCACGCGAGCATCCGTGATCATGTCCCTCGAATCGTTCTTTTCCGTAATCGGCGGTGCACTGCTGCTTGGTGAGGTCATGACGATGCGTGCCTATGTCGGCTGTGCGCTGATTTTCGCGGGAACCGTGCTTGCGCAGATACCGGTCAGGGTGCCACGGTTGCGGCGGTGCGAGCAGTCGGATGATGCGGTGCTCGGTGCGGAACGGCGCAGATGA
- a CDS encoding GTP pyrophosphokinase, which produces MGTLLPVILDRQSRINTADLKARLKNVDFGKGAFPADQITEFIDQMQVYEGAMYEISTKLEILDSEFQVRFSHDPIHHMERRLKSVNSILGKLKRRDLPLTVNAIKDNLFDVAGIRVICNYRDDVYSVSNYLSAQNDIQVLRVKDYIRNPKQNGYRSLHVIYAVPVFLSSGPHYTPVEVQFRTIAMDYWASLEHALRYKTDLPDAKLSEYSQTLLDCARSLQNIETQMQNIHRDINGAPQVGEAPKTS; this is translated from the coding sequence ATGGGTACACTGTTGCCCGTGATACTTGACAGACAAAGCCGCATCAACACTGCCGATCTCAAAGCCAGATTGAAGAATGTGGACTTCGGCAAGGGGGCATTCCCTGCCGATCAGATCACCGAATTCATCGATCAGATGCAGGTGTATGAGGGTGCCATGTACGAGATCAGCACCAAGCTGGAAATCCTCGATTCGGAGTTCCAGGTACGCTTCTCGCATGATCCGATCCATCATATGGAACGTCGTCTGAAGTCCGTCAATTCCATTCTGGGCAAGCTGAAAAGGCGTGACCTGCCGCTTACCGTCAATGCCATCAAGGACAACCTGTTCGATGTGGCCGGCATCCGCGTGATCTGCAACTATCGGGACGACGTGTATTCCGTATCCAACTATCTGTCGGCTCAGAACGACATTCAGGTACTGCGGGTCAAGGACTACATCAGGAATCCCAAGCAGAACGGCTACCGTTCGCTGCATGTGATCTATGCAGTGCCGGTGTTCCTATCTTCAGGCCCGCACTACACACCGGTCGAAGTACAGTTCCGCACCATCGCCATGGACTATTGGGCGAGTCTGGAACATGCGCTGCGCTACAAGACGGATCTTCCGGATGCCAAGCTGTCCGAGTATTCGCAGACGTTGCTCGATTGTGCGCGCAGCCTGCAGAACATCGAAACGCAGATGCAGAACATCCATCGCGACATCAACGGCGCACCGCAGGTCGGCGAAGCCCCGAAGACCAGCTGA
- the miaA gene encoding tRNA (adenosine(37)-N6)-dimethylallyltransferase MiaA — MPSVTEEQSRRVVSIVGPTASGKTGLGIAIAKALASKGERAEIVNADAYQMYRGMDIGTAKASAEERAQVRHHLIDIIDPDDAMSVARFQELAREKIAELQGQGIRPILVGGSGLYARAAIDDISFPGTDPNVRGRLEERERTEGAGALFDELKAKDPQAAARMDPHNPRRTIRALEVIEVTGRPYSASLPHYRYVIPTVQIGLDLPREELDRRIDIRTKQMLEGGFIEEVERIRPRLGITAAKALGYQQVVDYLDGLRDLNDTFMDIAQKTKRLARKQMGWFGRDPRIHWLQALNPALLDNAMAIIGHADAGDYDAIDAQADAYTQHHLGDID, encoded by the coding sequence ATGCCGTCCGTCACTGAGGAACAGTCGCGACGTGTGGTCTCCATCGTGGGGCCCACCGCATCCGGCAAGACGGGACTCGGCATCGCCATCGCCAAAGCGCTGGCGTCCAAAGGCGAAAGGGCCGAAATCGTCAACGCCGATGCCTACCAGATGTATAGGGGCATGGATATCGGCACCGCCAAGGCGAGCGCCGAGGAACGGGCTCAGGTCAGGCATCATCTCATCGACATCATCGATCCGGATGACGCCATGTCGGTGGCTCGCTTCCAGGAGTTGGCACGCGAGAAGATCGCCGAACTGCAGGGGCAGGGCATTCGTCCGATCCTGGTCGGCGGTTCCGGCCTGTACGCACGTGCCGCAATCGACGACATTTCGTTCCCCGGCACCGATCCGAACGTGCGTGGCAGGTTGGAGGAACGTGAGAGGACGGAGGGTGCCGGAGCGCTGTTCGACGAGCTCAAGGCCAAGGATCCGCAGGCGGCGGCGCGCATGGATCCACATAATCCGCGTCGCACCATCCGTGCGCTGGAAGTGATCGAAGTGACCGGTCGTCCGTATTCGGCAAGCCTGCCACACTATCGATATGTGATTCCCACCGTGCAGATCGGTCTTGATCTGCCACGCGAAGAGTTGGATCGTCGCATCGACATCCGTACCAAGCAGATGCTGGAAGGCGGATTCATCGAGGAGGTGGAGCGGATTCGCCCTCGGCTCGGCATCACCGCCGCCAAGGCGCTCGGCTATCAGCAGGTCGTCGACTATCTGGACGGTCTGCGTGATCTGAACGACACGTTCATGGACATCGCGCAGAAAACAAAACGGCTTGCCCGCAAACAGATGGGCTGGTTCGGCCGGGATCCGCGCATCCACTGGCTACAGGCGCTCAATCCCGCCCTGCTTGACAACGCGATGGCCATCATCGGGCATGCGGACGCCGGCGACTACGATGCCATTGACGCACAGGCCGATGCCTACACGCAACATCACCTCGGTGACATCGACTGA